Within Ralstonia pickettii DTP0602, the genomic segment CAGGTATTCGCTGGCGTTGAAGGGGACGTACGCCTTGTTGTATGTACTGCGCAGATCGTCGGACATGTGTGAACCTTGCAGGAACGCGTCGGCCCCGGCGGCGCGATGCCTCCGGGCGCTCAGGCGTCTCCGGTCACGCGGGAAAAACCCGCGCCGGGCGCTGCATTGAAGATACACGCACGCCACCGCGGCTCTGTGACCTACCCCACTGAAACGGATGAATGTAGGTGTGCCGGCAAACCGACCAGGATCTGGCGCGCACGCCACGTGATGCGGACACCTGTCCCAGCCGGCGGCTCAGCGCCGCGCTACGCCCGGCTTCCTCGCCACACCTGCAGCGGATCCCACGCCGGCGCAGCGTCTTGCGGCTGCGGCAGCGCCTGCGCTTCGGCCAGCATCGCCTGCGCTTGCGCCTGCAGCTTGTCCAGGCAGCGCGACAGCACGCGCGCTTCTTCCGCCGTCAGGCATGCGGCCAGCCTGGTATTGAAGCCCCTGGCTTGCCTGAAGGCGGTGCGGTAGACCGCTTCGCCTTCCTCCGTGAGCGTGAAGGCGGCCGCGCGCCGGTCCTGTGCGCGTGTGTCGCGGCGCACCAGCCCGCGTTCGACCAGCGCATGCACAGCGCGGCTGGCCAGCACCTTGTCCAGGCCGGCGCTGGCGGCCAGCTCGGTCAGCCGGGTGCCCGGCTGCTCGCCAAGGAAGGCGATCATGCGCCATTCGCGTCGGGTGACGCCCGCGGTGGCGCGCAGGTGCAGCCCCGCCGCGCCCAGCGCGACGCGGTTCAGGTGATAGACCCGGTAGTTGATGAAGTCGGCCAGCCGCCTCGGCCGCTGCAGCCGCACGCCGCCGTCGGTTGCCTTGCCCTGCGTTTGTCCTTGCGCCATGCCACGCCCACGAATTAGTTGATTTTGTTAATTATATCGACGGGTGTTAGCTTGCCATCCATGCCGGCCGCCGGCACATAAACAGGAGACATCGTGAGCCCTCGCCCCTTCCTTCCCCGCCTGCTTGCCTGCCTGGTGGCCGCGGCCGCTGCCTGGGCCGCCCCCGTCGGCGCCCAGTCCGAGCGTCCGCTGCGCATCCTGGTCGGCTACCCCGCCGGCGGCACCGCCGACCTGGCCGCGCGCCTGGTCGGCGACAAGCTGCGCGAGACGCTGAACCAGACTGTGGTGATCGAGAACAAGCCCGGCGCGGGCGGCAGGCTGGTGATGGATTACGCGCGCACGCAGCCGGCCGACGGCAATACGCTGGTGGTGGCCAATTCGGCGGTGATGACCATCGCGCCGCTGGTCTACCGCAAGCTGAACTACGACATCCAGCGCGATTTCGCGCCGGTGGCGCAGGCGGCCAACTTCCAGCTGGCGCTGGCCACCGGTCCGGGCAGCCCGGCGCGTACGCTGAAGGACTACGTGGCGTGGCTGAAGGCCGGTCCGCAGAACAACTCCTATGCCTCGCCAGCGCTCGGCAGCATCCCGCATTTCTTCGGACTGATGATCGGCAAACAGGTCGGCGTGGAGATGCTGCACGTGCCGTTCAACGGCTCGGCGCCGCTGATGAGCGCGCTGGTCGGCGGGCAGGTGCCGGCCTCGGTCGACACGCTGGCCGACCTGACCGAGATGCACCGCGCCGGCAAGGTGCGCGTACTGGCAACCTCGGGCACGCACCGCTCGGTGGCGCTGCCGGACGTGCCGACGTTTACCGAACTGGGCTACAAGGGCATCGAGGGCGAAGGCCGCTACGGCCTGCTCGCGCCGGCGGGCGCGCCACGCGCGGTGCTGGACAAGCTCAACGCCGCCATCGTCAAGGCGGTGCAGTCGCCCGAGGTGCGCGACAAGTTCCTGAAGCTGGGGCTGGAACCCGCCACCGGCCCGGCCGAAGCTTTCGCAGGCGTGCTGAAAGCGGATGCGGCCCGGTGGGCGCCGGTAGTCAAGGCCTCCGGCTATACCGGCGATTGATCAGCAACCGGGCCGGCGACCGACCATGGCGATCCGCAATACCCTCTTCATCATGTGCGACCAGTTGCGTCGCGACCACCTCGGTTGCTACGGGCACCCCACGCTGCGCACGCGCAATATCGACGCACTCGCCGCACGTGGCGTGCGCTTCGACCTCGCCTTCGTCACCTCCGGTGTCTGCGGCCCCAGCCGCATGAGCTTCTACACCGGCCGCTACGTCAGCAGCCACGGCGCCACCTGGAACCGCGTGCCGCTGTCGGTGGACGAAGTCACGCTGGGCGAATACCTGAAGGACAGCGGCCGCGCACTGGCGCTGGCGGGCAAGACCCATGTGATGCCCGACAACGCCAACCTGAAGCGCCTGCACCTGGACGGCGGCACCGAACTGGAAATGCTGCTGCGCAGCGGGCATTTCAGCGAGGTCGACCGCCATGACGGCCACCACGCCGAGCCGCGCAGCGCCTATGCCGAGTGGCTGCGCCGGCAAGGCTACGACAGCGCCGACCCGTGGACTGACTACGTGATCAGCGCCGAGAACGAGCGCGGCGAGATCGTCTCCGGCTGGCAGATGCGCAACGCCGGCCTGCCCGCACGCGTGGACGAGCCACATTCCGAGACCGCCTACACCGTCGACCAGGCGATGCAGTACATCGGCGCGCGCGGCGACGAGCCGTGGGTGCTGCACCTGTCGCTGGTCAAGCCACACTGGCCCTACCTGGCGCCCGCGCCCTACCACGCTGCCTACAAGCTCGACGACTGCCTGCCGCTGCGCCGCCACGAGGCCGAGCTGGAAGACCCGCACCCGGTGCTGTCGGCCTACCGCACGCAGGAGGAATGCGCCAACTTCATGCGGCAGGAGGTGTCCGACACCGTGCGCCCCGCCTACCAGGGCCTGATCCAGCAGATCGACGACCGGCTCGGCCTGCTGTGGGAGCAACTGGAGCGCCTGGGCCGCTGGCAGGACACGCTGATCGTCTTTACCGCCGACCATGGCGACTTTCTCGGCGACCACTGGCTGGGCGAGAAGGAGCAGTTCTACGACACCGTGCAGAACATCCCGCTGATCGTCTACGACCCTTCGCCCGAGGCCGATGCGACGCGTGGCACCGCGCAGGCGGACATGGTTTCGGCGGTCGACGTGGTGCCGACCGTGCTTGACGCGCTGGAGCTGCCGCCGGCGGACCACCGCATCGAGGGCCGCTCGCTGCTCGACCTGACGCGCGGGCGAGGCAATGGCTGGCGGGATTTTGTCGTATCGGAGCTGGACTACGCCTACCGCGGCGCGCGCGTGGCGCTGGGCCGCCATCCCGGCGAATGCCGCGCATGGATGGTGCGCGATACACGCTGGAAGTACGTGCATTGGCAGGGCTTCCGGCCGCAGCTCTTCGATCTGCGGAACGACCCGGACGAGTACTTCGACCTGGGCAGCGATCCCGGCCACGAGGCTGTGCGCAGCGCCATGCGCCTGCGGCTGCTGGACTGGTTCTGCACGCTCAAGCCGCGCGTGACCGTGACCAATGCGGAAGTCGCGGCCAAGACCAACGTGTACAAGCAGGCAGGCGTGTTCTTCGGCGTGTGGTGAAGGTGTGGCGAACCCGTCGGGTACGGAACCTGCAAAGAGATTACGTCCGTACTCACGATAACCCGCCATGAAACCTGTCACGCT encodes:
- a CDS encoding MarR family transcriptional regulator; the protein is MAQGQTQGKATDGGVRLQRPRRLADFINYRVYHLNRVALGAAGLHLRATAGVTRREWRMIAFLGEQPGTRLTELAASAGLDKVLASRAVHALVERGLVRRDTRAQDRRAAAFTLTEEGEAVYRTAFRQARGFNTRLAACLTAEEARVLSRCLDKLQAQAQAMLAEAQALPQPQDAAPAWDPLQVWRGSRA
- a CDS encoding ABC transporter substrate-binding protein — translated: MSPRPFLPRLLACLVAAAAAWAAPVGAQSERPLRILVGYPAGGTADLAARLVGDKLRETLNQTVVIENKPGAGGRLVMDYARTQPADGNTLVVANSAVMTIAPLVYRKLNYDIQRDFAPVAQAANFQLALATGPGSPARTLKDYVAWLKAGPQNNSYASPALGSIPHFFGLMIGKQVGVEMLHVPFNGSAPLMSALVGGQVPASVDTLADLTEMHRAGKVRVLATSGTHRSVALPDVPTFTELGYKGIEGEGRYGLLAPAGAPRAVLDKLNAAIVKAVQSPEVRDKFLKLGLEPATGPAEAFAGVLKADAARWAPVVKASGYTGD
- a CDS encoding phosphonate monoester hydrolase gives rise to the protein MAIRNTLFIMCDQLRRDHLGCYGHPTLRTRNIDALAARGVRFDLAFVTSGVCGPSRMSFYTGRYVSSHGATWNRVPLSVDEVTLGEYLKDSGRALALAGKTHVMPDNANLKRLHLDGGTELEMLLRSGHFSEVDRHDGHHAEPRSAYAEWLRRQGYDSADPWTDYVISAENERGEIVSGWQMRNAGLPARVDEPHSETAYTVDQAMQYIGARGDEPWVLHLSLVKPHWPYLAPAPYHAAYKLDDCLPLRRHEAELEDPHPVLSAYRTQEECANFMRQEVSDTVRPAYQGLIQQIDDRLGLLWEQLERLGRWQDTLIVFTADHGDFLGDHWLGEKEQFYDTVQNIPLIVYDPSPEADATRGTAQADMVSAVDVVPTVLDALELPPADHRIEGRSLLDLTRGRGNGWRDFVVSELDYAYRGARVALGRHPGECRAWMVRDTRWKYVHWQGFRPQLFDLRNDPDEYFDLGSDPGHEAVRSAMRLRLLDWFCTLKPRVTVTNAEVAAKTNVYKQAGVFFGVW